One window from the genome of Molothrus ater isolate BHLD 08-10-18 breed brown headed cowbird chromosome 5, BPBGC_Mater_1.1, whole genome shotgun sequence encodes:
- the DLD gene encoding dihydrolipoyl dehydrogenase, mitochondrial encodes MQRWGRVYCALARRSHFDRIHHGLQGVCAVPQRSYADQVDADVTVIGSGPGGYVAAIKAAQLGFKTVCVEKNATLGGTCLNVGCIPSKALLNNSHLYHLAHGKDFANRGIEITGLRLNLEKMMEQKSSAVKALTGGIAHLFKQNKVVHVSGFGKITGKNQVTATKEDGSTQVINTKNILIATGSEVAPFPGITIDEDNIVSSTGALSLKKVPEKMVVIGAGVIGVELGSVWQRLGADVTAVEFMGHVGGMGIDMEISKNFQRILQKQGFKFKLNTKVTGATKRPDGKIDVAVEAAAGGKAEVITCDVLLVCIGRRPFTKNLGLEEIGIELDKKGKIPVNNRFQTKIPNIYAIGDVVAGPMLAHKAEDEGILCVEGMAGGAVHIDYNCVPSVIYTHPEVAWVGKSEEQLKEEGVEYKVGKFPFAANSRAKTNADTDGMVKILSHKSTDRMLGAHILGSGAGEMVNEAALAMEYGASCEDVARVCHAHPTVSEAFREANLAASFGKAINF; translated from the exons ATGCAGCGCTGGGGCCGCGTCTACTGCGCGCTCGCTCGG agAAGCCATTTTGATCGAATTCATCATGGTCTTCAGGGAGTTTGTGCTGTGCCACAAAGGTCCTATGCTGATCAAG TTGATGCCGATGTCACGGTCATTGGCTCTGGGCCTGGAGGATATGTTGCTGCTATCAAAGCAGCTCAGCTTGGGTTTAAG actGTCTGTGTAGAAAAAAATGCAACGTTAGGGGGAACCTGTTTGAACGTTGGATGTATTCCATCCAAG GCCTTGCTGAACAACTCACATCTGTATCACTTGGCCCATGGAAAAGATTTCGCTAATAGAGGAATTGAAA TTACAGGACTCCGTTTGAATCTAGAGAAGATGATGGAACAGAAGAGTAGTGCAGTGAAGGCCTTAACAGGTGGAATTGctcatttatttaaacaaaacaag GTTGTACATGTATCTGGGTTTGGAAAAATAACTGGCAAAAACCAAGTCACTGCAACTAAAGAAGATGGCAGCACACAAGTTATCAACACAAAGAACATACTCATAGCCACAGGCTCAGAAGTTGCTCCCTTCCCTGGAATTACT ATTGATGAAGATAACATTGTGTCATCCACTGGTGCGCTGTCACTGAAAAAAGTTCCTGAAAAGATGGTTGTCATTGGTGCAGGAGTCATCGGTGTGGAACTG GGTTCGGTTTGGCAGCGCCTCGGTGCAGATGTGACAGCTGTTGAGTTCATGGGCCATGTTGGGGGAATGGGAATTGACATGGAGATCTCTAAAAACTTCCAACGCATTCTTCAGAAACAGGGATTCAAGTTTAAACTGAACACCAAAGTTACTGGTGCTACCAAGAGACCAGATGGAAAAATAGATGTAGC TgttgaagctgctgctggtggcaagGCAGAAGTAATAACTTGTGATGTGCTCCTAGTTTGCATCGGTAGGCGCCCTTTTACAAAAAATCTAGGTCTTGAGGAAATTGGAATAGAACTTGATAAGAAGGGAAAAATTCCAGTCAACAACAGATTCCAAACCAAGATTCCAAA CATCTATGCTATTGGTGATGTAGTTGCTGGACCTATGCTGGCCCACAAGGCTGAGGATGAAGGCATTCTTTGTGTAGAAGGCATGGCTGGGGGAGCAGTTCACATTGACTATAACTGCGTTCCCTCTGTGATCTACACTCACCCTGAAGTGGCCTGGGTGGGCAAGTCAGAAGAACAGCTGAAAGAAGAg GGTGTAGAATACAAAGTTGGGAAATTTCCATTTGCTGCAAACAGTAGAGCAAAGACAAATGCTGACACAGATGGCATGGTGAAGATACTTAGTCATAAGTCGACAGACAGGATGTTGGGTGCTCACATTTTAGGCTCA GGTGCTGGTGAAATGGTGAATGAAGCTGCCCTTGCTATGGAATATGGAGCATCATGTGAAGATGTAGCCAGAGTTTGCCATGCCCATCCA ACGGTGTCAGAAGCCTTCAGGGAAGCAAACTTAGCAGCATCCTTCGGCAAAGCTATCAACTTCTAA